ACATAGACCATGTGGGTCAGGTAAGAACCCTTAAGGAAAAATTCCGTGTTCCCTTTTACCTACACAAAGCAGATGTTTTCCTTATAAACGACCCTATATGGCCAGGATTTGAAAAGCATATAGGTGCTAATCTTCCGTGCCCTGAACCTGACGAATTTTTAGAAGATGGAAAAGAAATAAAGGTAGGTAAGATCACCCTTAGGGTGCTTCACACACCGGGACATACACCCGGACTCTGCTGTCTTTATGCGCAAGAGCACAGCCTTCTCATTGCAGGAGACCTCCTTTTCAGAGGTGGCGTAGGAAGGTGGGACCTACCAGGTGGCAGTTTAGAAGATCTTAAAAAATCCTTGCGGAGGGTGTTTA
The DNA window shown above is from Hydrogenobacter hydrogenophilus and carries:
- a CDS encoding MBL fold metallo-hydrolase, yielding MMLKVLPVGMLSVNCSILVDEEEGKAVVFDPGADAQKIEKELEGFELTAIVCTHGHIDHVGQVRTLKEKFRVPFYLHKADVFLINDPIWPGFEKHIGANLPCPEPDEFLEDGKEIKVGKITLRVLHTPGHTPGLCCLYAQEHSLLIAGDLLFRGGVGRWDLPGGSLEDLKKSLRRVFSELPDDTLVVCGHYEETTIGHERVFNPYLRGLF